In the genome of Paenibacillus pabuli, the window TTTTTTTGCATCTCAATTCGATTCATGATTGTCGCCTCCTGCTCTATTCTATTGTCAATTATAGAGAGTCAGATGCAGAACGTCGCTCGCAGCACATGACAAGAGAGATATCTAATGTGACATTATCGTCATCAAAGAAATCATTGTGCTTGAACGTCTTCGAATGTATTGCGTGCTGTAAAGATCATGTCCATCTCTGTTCCTTTATGCGCCTCTGATCTTGCCACCAAATGAATTCCGATTTTGCCCCCTACTGTGCGGGCCAGATAAAGTCCGAGTCCGGTCGCAGCATTTTGAAGTCTGCCGTTGTCGCCGGTGAATCCTTTGTCAAATATACGAGGTAAGTCATGCTTGGCTATCCCAGGCCCCTCATCTTGCATCGTTAAACACACATAGCCTTCAGGTGTAACTGACATAGTCATTAGGATCATTGCGCCCTCTGGACTGTATTTGATCGCATTGGTAAGCAATTGCCGAATGACGAAACGGCACCATTTGCGATCTGTCGACACATATGCTTCTTCTCCTTCAAACTCCACAGCAATATTTTTTTCCATACACCAGGACGCCACTTCGCGGACTTCATTGGCGACAAGCTGCTGAATGCCTGCTTTTTCGAGGATAAAATCTGCCTCCAATGAAGGTAATCGGGAAATATACAACTGTTGGTCAACAAGCAGATAAATACGGAGCCATTCTGTTTCTATGGTGCGTATAACAGGTTCGCCCCTGTTGGCTTCAATCGTTAATTTCATTGCCGTGAGCGGAGCCTTGACCTCATGCACCCAGGCGGCGGTGTACTCTTGCTCTACCACTTGTGCACCGAGATTATCAGCAAACTTTTGCCTATGCAAATTCCCCACCGCCATTAACAGCCGGTGATTTGCCGCATCGGCATGAAAACGAGCAGCTGGCAGCCCGTCCATCCAGTCATCTGCAATCTCATCTGCAAGTTTATCTAGGGATATAACGTAACTCGTCTCTTTTCGAAAGCGCCAGATGAGAAAGATAATCATGGAGAACAAGAGCAACATATTTAGATAAAGCAAGGAATCCGCCCGAATGGCAATACCATTATCGAGCCAGACTAACAAGTCTACGAATAGCAAGGAAAGCAAATAAAATAAAATCCAGCTGATTCGATCAGCCAAATAACGGAACAGCAATGTGTCTCCTCCTTATAGTGTAATTGCCATATAACCGAGCCCTTTTTTGGTAACGATGGCTCCCTCCAAATGAATACCAATCAGCTTTTGACGCAGCCGTGTAATATTCGCAGTCAACGTATTGTCATTGACGAAACGTTCGTCATCCCACAGTCTGCGAATTAAATCATGACGGGAGATTACCGTGTCTTTAGCCTTGACTAATTCCACCAATATGAAGAACTCATTCTTGGTTAACATTACATCCTGTCCGTCTTTTCGAATCAGGCCTCGTTTCATATCAAGGATGGAGCCGTTCCATTCAATAAGGTCGGAAACCTCATAGCCATATGCATAAGTTCTGCGAAGGATGGCCTGAATTCGGGCCATTAAAACATCCATATGAAATGGCTTCTGAATGTAATCATCCGCGCCCATATTCATTGCCATCACTATGTCAAGAGGATGATCCCGCGAAGATAGAAACAGAATGGGAACTTTTGATACCGCGCGAATTTCGCGACACCAGTGAAACCCATCATACATTGGAAGCTGAATGTCTATAATGACCAGTTGGGGCTGGGCAGCAATCAGCTGGGTCATCACATCGTCAAACCGATCCGGCCCAAATACGCGAAATGACCATTGCTTCAATCGTTCGCTTAAAGAACGTAGAATTGCAGCATCGTCTTCTATAATAAAAATGTTCATATCCATTTAATTGTGCTCCTCCATTTCTGCTTATCAATCTATTTAGTTTTAGTTCGCACTTATTCATCTTCATCATTATATTATTTGTAATACAATTTACAATAAAACAGGGAAACCACCCTTGTGATTTCCCTGTTACGAATTCAGTTTATTAACTAGGCAATAGCATCGAGAATAAGAAGGCGGCCATCTCCTGCTTATTCATTACCCGCTGTGAACCATAATCGATTTTCCCTTTTGATTCGGTGACTTCCGGTCCGTGCATCTTCCATTTTATTGCAGAACTCACTGCCTCAACAGCCCATTTAGACGTTCCTGACTCCAGTGAAGCTGAGGCGTCCGCTTCCTTGATCCCATTTCCTGCCAGCAAGCGAAAAGCGATTATGGCTGCTTCTTCACGAAGAATTGGACGATCTGGTTCAAACAACCCGTCACTCGTTCCATACAGTAAGCCTGACTCCGCAGCGGCTTGAATATCTCCACGAAACGTTGAACCATCAATGTCTTTGAATAAAGCTGGGTTTGAAGACGGTTGTATACCCCATATCGCATTGAATGCATGGACGAAGGCTCCACGAGTGACGGATTGCTGAGGCTCAAACAGCTTAGCCGGATCATCCGACAGCAGACCGAGAGACTTCAGCGCGAAGATGTAGGTGCTATAAGGGTGATTTGCAGGTACATCTGGAAAACTATCCTGAACCTCCTTTAATTTGACCGCGTAGCTGAATAAGTTCAAGTACTTTAGATCAGTGACTTGCTTATCTTTATCTATGTTGAACGCCAGCGGCTTTCCTAGCTCGTCCACAAATATCAGATCACCAACTTGCTTCAGCTGATGGCGCTCGGTTACGTCACTTACCGTCAGGGTTCCGTCACTTGTCGCTTCGACGCGGGTGAGGAATTTGGTCCGTAAATCGGAATAGAGGCCTTCAAACTTGGCGAGCTCCGCCTTCGTTTGTGATTGGAAGCCCTTCTGTTCAAATGTAGTTGGTTTACCGGAATAATAATGATCCATGAATGCAGCAAACAGATCGTTTCGCAAATCGGAATTGGCATTGTATGTGACAAAGACACCTGTCTGGTTGTCAGGCAACATCCACAGAAGTGAGCTGAAGCCAGTAATATCGCCCCCCTTAGAAATGACGTTTTCCCCATTCGTTTTATTCGGCTCAATTGGAGATTCGAAACCATAGGTCATATCTGGAAAATCAGGATGGATAGCTACATGATATGTTGACATAGCCTTCACTGAAGCAGGAGAAAGAATGACTTTACCACCTGCCGTGCGTCCCCCGTTCAAAAAAGTTTGCATAAACAGCATCATATCGGAAGCAGTCGATATCATGCTTCCCTCCGGCCACTCGCGTGGCGATAAATCATATTGAGGAAGTGCGTTGTTCTCCGGATCGTAAGAAGTCACCATTCGGCCAGCCAGTTCTTTCGTCAATGTGAAGCTGCTGGATTTCATGCCGATCGGCTCAAAGATATTTCTCTGTACATATTCTCCGAAGGATTCGCCGCTAACTTGCTGCACGATATAGCCAAGCAGTCTGGATGCGAAGTTATCGTACATATAGGAGGTCCCAGGCTCGCGTACAACCTTCGGAAAGGCATCGAATATACTCTTTTTAAGGGAAATCGGCTTAATGGATTGATCCGTCAAATAACTTGCATCCGACGGCTGGGTGGATTCAAACCCTGTCGAGTGCGTCAGCAAATCTTCAATGGTTACAGGCGTTTGAAATGGATTAGTAATCTTGTAACCATCCAGGTACTTTTCGATATCATCTTGTAGTGATAGTTTACCTTGCTCAATGAGTTGCATGGCGGCGGCAGCGGTGAACACCTTGGAGATGGAGGCGATTCGGAAAGTGGTACGTTCTGCGTCTACCGGGGATTTTGACTTCTGCTCCTCAACGCCGTAGCCTTTGGACAAGAGTACCTGTCCCTTCCTGACTACAGAGATTGCAACAGCGCTGGCTTTTTGTTTAATCTTCTCCTTAGCAAAAAACATATCAAGAAATGTTTCAACTTCAACGGCATCTTTGGGTCCATTCACATTTATGGCGCCTATTTCAGCAGATGGTTTCACAGCAATGGTCTGCTGCGCATACACGCTGGTTTCTCCAACGAAGCTCAAGGCAATAACTACAGCCAAAATTCCAGAAGATCGGCGCGTCCTGTTTTTATTCTTGTTCATTAAAATCCACTCCTCAAAATGTATAATATCTAGTTCATACAGCCTTATTGTAAGATATCGTCATGAAAGGGTCGTCTGATCGGGATGACATTTCACTGGGGAATGTTACATTGTTGTCACGCTACATTTTCATTAGCCGGAGGCTAACTCAAATAAAAAAAGAGGAACCATTGTCACGGTTCCTCTTCATTATTCAGCTGTGTAAGAAGCCGCGAACATTACTGACTAAAGGCTTGTTAGTTAGCGTGTTGGCTAACAACTCATGGGCAGGCAGTCGACAGAAACCTAACGCCCTCCTGTGCGAGAACGGATGCTATCTGTAAGGGGTGGAATGCTTTGTGGGTTATTAAATACATTTTTCGGATCATATTTCGTTTTTACTTTCCGCAATCTGGCATAGTTCTTTCCATAATACGTTGGACCTGGATTCTTGATACCTTGGTCTGGTACATTAATGTAGGATCCTACAATATAAGGCTGCATTTTCTTTCTGGTATTCCGAGCCAAGGCAATATTTTTGGTCGCATGGGATGGCTTCACCCATGAACTGTTCCACTCAACATAAAATTCAGCGTCTCGCCAATAGAATGCAGTGGCTCGAGGAGCGACTCGACTTACAGCTCCACCCCAGTTAAGGAAGTAGAAACCGGCTGGTGTGCCTTCCTCTGCTTTTTCCAGAAACTCGCGCATGGCTTTGAAGGCTTTATCCGGGAATGGGCGTCTGCCAAAGCCACTGGAAAACTGGTTACTGAACCTTTGCTTGAGCACAGGATCTGGGGCTAGCAAAAACTTCGTGGCTGCCCTGTATGGCAGGTAAAGAATTGTTTTTTTAGTAGGTGTGCCTACGCTAAGAATGGGCTCCAACTGACGGAGGGCTTCACTCTTCGAACCGAGGTATACCCCTAGCATGCTTACATTTCCGCCTTTTTTGGGACCAACGCTTAATTCACTTCCCAGCTTGGTACTGGCCTTAGGCGCCCATACTTGCCATTTCTTCACAACTTTTTCGAACTGATCCCATGGCCATGTGATACTAAATACAGTAACTTTGGCTGGAGAGCGCCGCACTTTGAATTTATATTTAGTGTACACACCGAAGTTGCCGCCTCCGCCGCCACGTGTAGCCCAGAGAAGATCGGAATTTTGCTTTTTGTTCGCCCGAATAATCCGCCCTTTAGCGTCAACCATTTCGAGTTCGATTAGATTATCACTGATGAGACCCGTTGTCCTTTGCAGTGGACCAATTCCGCCACCAGGTGTTATTCCACCAATCCCAACCGTTGGACTATCACCAAATGGGGCCATATATCCTTGTCGAGCCAACGTATCCACGATTCTTCCTACCCGATTACCTGTCTCAACGACGGCCGTTCCGCTTTTTTTGTTTAACTTGATTTTCTTCATTTCGCTAACATCGATGACTATACCACCATTGACTTGTGAAAGGTTGGACTCTAAAGCATGCCTCCCACTTCTAGGCCGAATAGGGACCTTATTCTGGCGCGCCCATCTTATAGCGTTAGCTACATCCTGTGTTTTTTGAGCGAATACAAAAACTTTAGGAAATCTGTCCGTATGGGGATCCCAATTTTTCCGGGCTACATCATAACCAGGATCACCTTTAAAGATCACTCGCCCTGTAAGTTTAATTTTTGAATTCACGTCTCAGTCCAACTCCTCAGCAATGGAATTAAATACCTTTCATTAACAAATTAGGCTGATTCCATATAACGTATGTAGATAAATCGTGTTACGTTTGGGCTTTTGCTGATCTGACTTGAAGTCAACTTCATACAAGCAATCATTAGACTAATATTTAATTTGGAATTAAACCTGTCCCTGTCCCTATGTAAGAAATACAAAAATACCGGATCCCGAGCAACCTATGCCCAAAATCCGATATTTTTGAATGAAATCATTTTTTAATCCATTTACTTCAGATGGATCTTAAAGGTATCTCCTGCTTTACCACCAAAAACGATAAAACCATCTTTGGGAAGCAGCGTTGATTGTTGTTTGGATGCTATGGAAAAATGGACCACTTCACCTTTATCGTTATACACCGCAAAACCTCCGCTTTCTGGAGAATCCACCGTTAATGATTTGTTCGCTGAGCGGGAGTCGATGGCATACCATCTAGCTTGACCGCTTGACGGAATGGTGGTGATTCCAGTTTTCCCGCCAAAGATTGGAGCAATGGAATCCTCTGCAACATATTCCTGTCCGTTCTGAATCAATACTTCAGCACCATTCTTCGTGTAGAATTGCAAATCGAATACATCTCTTCCATTCATAACAGGAATCTGAGCAATATTTTTTGCATTGTCTGGATCAACGACTAATGTGCCGTTGGCGTAACCGTTATCTATATCGACGGTCAGATTCTTGATGAGCATCGAAGGAAGCAGATAGAAGATCGACGTTATTTTTTCATCCAGCGCGTAATATTTCGATCCGTTGCGAGCCGCCCACTTCTCTGTCGTTGCTGTGTCCAGGGCATTATGCTCCAATTTCTGATAATCATAGGTGTTCATCAACATTTGGCCTAAACCAGGTAACGTAATATTCGCCATAACTTTAACATAAACCTTGTCGTTTTTTTCTTTCACAAAACCGATCTTTACGCTTCCATCGGGACTCGTAAATTGTCCATCACCTGTGTACACATAGCTCTGCTCCGGGATAATCCCCCCTTGCAAAGCAGGCAGTTTGAACTCACCATTTTGAATGTCTATATTCAGCGTTTCGCCTACCGTTCCATACAGACCGGAATACGCAGTCAACTCTGTCGGCATTGTCACCTTAACGGGTGATGTGAATGTCTGATCCGGCTTGATCTCATCAATGATGCCTTGATCCTCCAGTACCTCAAGCAGAACATTACTGGCAAACATCTGATTGTAGATCGAAGATCCTCCTGATGACAGAACAGCCATTGAAATATCATGTTCAGGTATTGCGATTAACGATGCATGATACATCATGGTGTCTCCTCCTTTGGTAAGTGCAGTAATGCCGTAATCGCTGAAAGGCGCAAGTTCAACGGCGTCCCACCCTAGTCCGTAGTTGAAGCTGTTTCTGTCTTCAGATACCCAGATTCCTTGACGATATTCATGATTTTGCATGGCCTTTGCCGCAGATTTGGACAAAATGTCTGTCCTTTTCCCCATTAATACTTCTGCGAACTCGGTTAATTCTTCTGCAGTTGAATAGATTCCACCTGTACCAAGAATGTTAGCATTTTCGACAGGCATTTTCGTTTCAATCCCAGGCCAATACGTCTCGGATAACTGATCTCTGTTGAATGAATCCAGTGGGGTCTTGGTTGTTTCCAACTGCAACGGATTGCTGATGAACTTGGCAATGTATTCGCTGTAACTTAATCCACTCACCCGTTCAACCAATATTTCAAGCAACTGAAAACCATCATTACAATAGACCGAATAGGCTCCCGGAGTTGATTTAAGCTGCTCTGTCTTGAGTTTGAGCAATAATTCATCATGATTGCGAGTGTCATTATCGTCAAACAACATGCTGTTCCCATAATGTGTACCGTAAAGTCCGGATGAGTGATTCATCAGCATGCGAGGTGTGATTTGGGTATAACGCTCATCCGCCATCTTAAAATCTTTAATATAGGAAGTAAGAGGCTGATCCAAATCTACTTTTCCAGAATCGACCAGCATCATGGTAGCTGCGGTGACATACATCTTGCTTACAGAGCCAATCCCGAACATGCTGTCCTTGTCCACTGGCAGCTGTGATGCCTTGTCGTGAAGTCCGACGCCATCTGACAAAATGAGCTTTCCTTCATCCATAATGGCATATTGCAAACTTGTGACTCCGTAATTTTTCATCAACTCCGTGGCAATACTATTCGCCCTAACCTCAATTGTTGAACCCGCGTTCGCCTCTGCCATGACGTTCGTCATTGGAGTGATCACTAGCACTGCCGTGCATAACATACTGATTAGTTTTTTCATCATAACTTCCTCCCTCAACTACTGTTTATATGATAGATTCATCATATCCGGGAAGATGTACATCGTGATCTAATGAACCCTGAATGGAAAAAAACAATCCCTGAACGGTATCTTCAGGGATTGTTTGTGTGAAACGGAAGCACAACCATATTATTGAATGTTCGATGTTGATTCTCGATACTCATATGTCCACCATACTTCTCGCTCATTCTCGCGATGTTGGTAAGTCCGATCCCGTGAAACTCCGGATTGGCCTTCTCGCTTTTCAAGTGAGTTATTCGCTCCTCCACATGATTCATAATTTGGATTACGAGTGCAGATGCCGTGGAGTGAATGGCAATCAGAATATATCGGTCTTCGGCATGCCTGACCTTTTTGGAAGCCTCGATGGCATTATCCAGCATATTGCCGAGAACAACGCATAGATCATATCGATCGATAAGCACATGCTGTGAATGAAGCCCAATTCGGGTATCGATTCGAATCCCGTTTGCCTGCCCCATGGCAATGGTGTTCGTAACAAGAGCATCGATCACAAGATTGCCGGAGTTCACCCGTTGGTATGCTCCTTCGATCTTGTTTAACGTGAGTCTAATATGATCACCGGCAGCATCAAGTTTGTGTTGCTTGATGCATTCGTCAATGTACAGAAACTGTTGGTTAATATCATGGATGATGCTTTTAATGTTTTTGAAACTGTGAACGGTCTTCTCATAGTTGGCATCCTGATAATCCATTTGACGCTGCAATTGAGCATTTTCATGCGCGAGTTGAACCTTTTCTACCATATTATCGAATACATAAACAATGAACACATTAAGAAAAAGGGAGCCTAGCACAGAAATGACATAAAAGAGGTTTTTTTCACTATAAGTCGAAGCCACATTGATCTGATAGATCGTAATGGTGGGTACAACCAAAAACAAGAAATAATAACGATAATGAACAGCGAAACTTCTGCGTTTGGCGATTAAACGCACAATCTGGATGACAATGAACATGATACTGCAACCAAGCAACATCACCTTGGAGAACACCCAATAATACTCCCCATTGTAGTGATCCCATATGCTGTAATCCTTGGAGTCCAGTGTACTGATAATATATACAGCAATGTAATTCGCTGTTGTCAGCAGTACCGCATACAAGACGGTAAATGCAAGTTTAATTATGAATTCCACTTTATAGGATTGCGCCAGGCTGAAGATGAATAACAGAGCAAAAGCAGATGAAATGAGCGGTGAAAATGATGAGGTTAAATAGAAACAACCCAGTATAATAAATACAGTGAAATATAGGGCTCTGTATGGCTTTCGTTTGGACTTGCCCAGCACTGAATCGAAATAAAAATTCACCTGGAACGCCATAAGTAAGGGAACAACGATAACGGACAAGATCATATATGCATCCATATCAATGGATCCTCATGATCATATATTTGGTATAGGCATCCTTGACTTCTTTGACTTTGGAACGACCTATGGGCAATTCACTTCCATTTAACATGACTACCTGGGTGCCCGCAAACTTCTGCACATGCATCAGATTGATGATAATTGAGCGGTGAATTTGCAAAAAGCCGTGGTCTTTCAAAGCTTCAGCATAGCTGGAAAGAATGCCTTTGGTCTCATGCGTGTGTTCTTGGGTCACAAAATTCAATTTGTTTTTGATTGTTAAACTCTTCATGACCTCAATCCAGAGAATATCATCATATTTCAGCAGGAACTCTTCATAGTCCGACTTGATCAGTACATACTTTTTGTCCATCGCTTGGAAATATTGGCACAGCTTAATCATCTTTTCTTCAAAGATCTGTGGCTGAATCGGCTTAATTAGATATTGAAAGGTCATGACATCGAAGCTTTCAACCATATACTCCGGGTAACTGGTCAGAAACATAATCTGTACGTCCAACTGTTTCATATTTCTGATTTCTTTGGCTGTCTGGATTCCGTTCATTCCGCTCATCTCCACATCCATAATGAGAATATGGAACGTGTCCCCAACGTTTTTATAATGAGAGACCAGCTGTTCACCTGAAGCAAAGAATGTAATTTGGAAATCAATATTCGTTTTGAGAGACAAAGAGATCAACATCGTTTTCACAAGCTCTCTTTGTTTCTCCTCATCATCACAGATAGCAACATTGAACATTCTTGAACATCCGCCTTTCCTTGTTATCGACTCTGAATTTCACTCTCGAATATACTATTTTAGCATAGGTTCCAGGGCCAAATTAG includes:
- a CDS encoding serine hydrolase domain-containing protein, which translates into the protein MKKLISMLCTAVLVITPMTNVMAEANAGSTIEVRANSIATELMKNYGVTSLQYAIMDEGKLILSDGVGLHDKASQLPVDKDSMFGIGSVSKMYVTAATMMLVDSGKVDLDQPLTSYIKDFKMADERYTQITPRMLMNHSSGLYGTHYGNSMLFDDNDTRNHDELLLKLKTEQLKSTPGAYSVYCNDGFQLLEILVERVSGLSYSEYIAKFISNPLQLETTKTPLDSFNRDQLSETYWPGIETKMPVENANILGTGGIYSTAEELTEFAEVLMGKRTDILSKSAAKAMQNHEYRQGIWVSEDRNSFNYGLGWDAVELAPFSDYGITALTKGGDTMMYHASLIAIPEHDISMAVLSSGGSSIYNQMFASNVLLEVLEDQGIIDEIKPDQTFTSPVKVTMPTELTAYSGLYGTVGETLNIDIQNGEFKLPALQGGIIPEQSYVYTGDGQFTSPDGSVKIGFVKEKNDKVYVKVMANITLPGLGQMLMNTYDYQKLEHNALDTATTEKWAARNGSKYYALDEKITSIFYLLPSMLIKNLTVDIDNGYANGTLVVDPDNAKNIAQIPVMNGRDVFDLQFYTKNGAEVLIQNGQEYVAEDSIAPIFGGKTGITTIPSSGQARWYAIDSRSANKSLTVDSPESGGFAVYNDKGEVVHFSIASKQQSTLLPKDGFIVFGGKAGDTFKIHLK
- a CDS encoding sensor histidine kinase; translation: MDAYMILSVIVVPLLMAFQVNFYFDSVLGKSKRKPYRALYFTVFIILGCFYLTSSFSPLISSAFALLFIFSLAQSYKVEFIIKLAFTVLYAVLLTTANYIAVYIISTLDSKDYSIWDHYNGEYYWVFSKVMLLGCSIMFIVIQIVRLIAKRRSFAVHYRYYFLFLVVPTITIYQINVASTYSEKNLFYVISVLGSLFLNVFIVYVFDNMVEKVQLAHENAQLQRQMDYQDANYEKTVHSFKNIKSIIHDINQQFLYIDECIKQHKLDAAGDHIRLTLNKIEGAYQRVNSGNLVIDALVTNTIAMGQANGIRIDTRIGLHSQHVLIDRYDLCVVLGNMLDNAIEASKKVRHAEDRYILIAIHSTASALVIQIMNHVEERITHLKSEKANPEFHGIGLTNIARMSEKYGGHMSIENQHRTFNNMVVLPFHTNNP
- a CDS encoding sensor histidine kinase, coding for MLFRYLADRISWILFYLLSLLFVDLLVWLDNGIAIRADSLLYLNMLLLFSMIIFLIWRFRKETSYVISLDKLADEIADDWMDGLPAARFHADAANHRLLMAVGNLHRQKFADNLGAQVVEQEYTAAWVHEVKAPLTAMKLTIEANRGEPVIRTIETEWLRIYLLVDQQLYISRLPSLEADFILEKAGIQQLVANEVREVASWCMEKNIAVEFEGEEAYVSTDRKWCRFVIRQLLTNAIKYSPEGAMILMTMSVTPEGYVCLTMQDEGPGIAKHDLPRIFDKGFTGDNGRLQNAATGLGLYLARTVGGKIGIHLVARSEAHKGTEMDMIFTARNTFEDVQAQ
- a CDS encoding LytR/AlgR family response regulator transcription factor; the protein is MFNVAICDDEEKQRELVKTMLISLSLKTNIDFQITFFASGEQLVSHYKNVGDTFHILIMDVEMSGMNGIQTAKEIRNMKQLDVQIMFLTSYPEYMVESFDVMTFQYLIKPIQPQIFEEKMIKLCQYFQAMDKKYVLIKSDYEEFLLKYDDILWIEVMKSLTIKNKLNFVTQEHTHETKGILSSYAEALKDHGFLQIHRSIIINLMHVQKFAGTQVVMLNGSELPIGRSKVKEVKDAYTKYMIMRIH
- a CDS encoding beta-lactamase family protein, translating into MNKNKNRTRRSSGILAVVIALSFVGETSVYAQQTIAVKPSAEIGAINVNGPKDAVEVETFLDMFFAKEKIKQKASAVAISVVRKGQVLLSKGYGVEEQKSKSPVDAERTTFRIASISKVFTAAAAMQLIEQGKLSLQDDIEKYLDGYKITNPFQTPVTIEDLLTHSTGFESTQPSDASYLTDQSIKPISLKKSIFDAFPKVVREPGTSYMYDNFASRLLGYIVQQVSGESFGEYVQRNIFEPIGMKSSSFTLTKELAGRMVTSYDPENNALPQYDLSPREWPEGSMISTASDMMLFMQTFLNGGRTAGGKVILSPASVKAMSTYHVAIHPDFPDMTYGFESPIEPNKTNGENVISKGGDITGFSSLLWMLPDNQTGVFVTYNANSDLRNDLFAAFMDHYYSGKPTTFEQKGFQSQTKAELAKFEGLYSDLRTKFLTRVEATSDGTLTVSDVTERHQLKQVGDLIFVDELGKPLAFNIDKDKQVTDLKYLNLFSYAVKLKEVQDSFPDVPANHPYSTYIFALKSLGLLSDDPAKLFEPQQSVTRGAFVHAFNAIWGIQPSSNPALFKDIDGSTFRGDIQAAAESGLLYGTSDGLFEPDRPILREEAAIIAFRLLAGNGIKEADASASLESGTSKWAVEAVSSAIKWKMHGPEVTESKGKIDYGSQRVMNKQEMAAFLFSMLLPS
- a CDS encoding response regulator transcription factor; translation: MDMNIFIIEDDAAILRSLSERLKQWSFRVFGPDRFDDVMTQLIAAQPQLVIIDIQLPMYDGFHWCREIRAVSKVPILFLSSRDHPLDIVMAMNMGADDYIQKPFHMDVLMARIQAILRRTYAYGYEVSDLIEWNGSILDMKRGLIRKDGQDVMLTKNEFFILVELVKAKDTVISRHDLIRRLWDDERFVNDNTLTANITRLRQKLIGIHLEGAIVTKKGLGYMAITL
- a CDS encoding FAD-binding oxidoreductase; this translates as MNSKIKLTGRVIFKGDPGYDVARKNWDPHTDRFPKVFVFAQKTQDVANAIRWARQNKVPIRPRSGRHALESNLSQVNGGIVIDVSEMKKIKLNKKSGTAVVETGNRVGRIVDTLARQGYMAPFGDSPTVGIGGITPGGGIGPLQRTTGLISDNLIELEMVDAKGRIIRANKKQNSDLLWATRGGGGGNFGVYTKYKFKVRRSPAKVTVFSITWPWDQFEKVVKKWQVWAPKASTKLGSELSVGPKKGGNVSMLGVYLGSKSEALRQLEPILSVGTPTKKTILYLPYRAATKFLLAPDPVLKQRFSNQFSSGFGRRPFPDKAFKAMREFLEKAEEGTPAGFYFLNWGGAVSRVAPRATAFYWRDAEFYVEWNSSWVKPSHATKNIALARNTRKKMQPYIVGSYINVPDQGIKNPGPTYYGKNYARLRKVKTKYDPKNVFNNPQSIPPLTDSIRSRTGGR